In Microplitis mediator isolate UGA2020A chromosome 2, iyMicMedi2.1, whole genome shotgun sequence, a single window of DNA contains:
- the LOC130663648 gene encoding ankyrin repeat domain-containing protein 16-like — MSSILNLSKEFLHATQKGDLDKLINLSEQWKIDDWTIFRHESSGDTALHISAREGYLNIVEYLCNGFSKPEFKIDVANKDMKRPLHEAAQFVRTDVLEFLITQGATVDALKRADWTPLMLACTKNTKEAFESTNILINHGANLELRNKDGWSPLHIACRAGNIDIIKLILKIKPSLSVSASNNGRTCLHVAAFHGCCDAIDILISTSPELLNKSDYSGLLPLHESVKSNNFEVFHRLIQLGSDVESRDSIGQTALHIAASVGNIPVIEYILTNKLIDINCTDDFNATPLTAARRNKITDAENYIIKFTNNNKQ, encoded by the exons atgagtagtatattaaatttatcaaaggAATTTTTACATGCGACACAAAAAGGTGActtagataaattaataaatttgtctgaACAATGGAAAATTGACGATTGGACGATTTTCCGACATGAGTCATCGGGAGATACAGCTCTGCATATATCAGCTCGTGAAggctatttaaatattgttgaatatttatgtaatGGTTTTTCAAAGCctgaatttaaaatagatGTTGCTAATAAAGATATGAAGAGACCGTTGCATGAAGCCGCACAATTTGTAAGAACCGATGtattggaatttttaataacccAAG gaGCGACTGTAGATGCATTAAAACGCGCTGATTGGACACCGCTGATGTTGGCGTGCACAAAAAATACTAAAGAAGCATTTGAATCtacaaatatattaataaaccATGGCGCGAATTTGGAATTACGTAACAAAGATGGCTGGAGTCCATTGCATATTGCCTGCCGTGCAGGCAATAtcgatattataaaattaatacttaaaatAAAGCCTTCATTGTCTGTCTCTGCAAGCAATAATGGTCGGACATGTCTACACGTTGcgg CCTTCCATGGGTGCTGCGATGCGATagatatattaatatcaacaTCGCCAGAATTACTTAATAAAAGTGACTATTCTGGTCTATTGCCGCTACACGAATCAGTCAAAAGCAATAACTTTGAAGTCTTCCATCGGTTGATCCAATTGGGCTCTGATGTTGAATCAAGAGATTCGATTGGACAGACAGCGTTACATATTGCAGCTTCTGTCGGTAATATTCCTGTgattgaatatatattaacCAATAAACTGATAGATATCAACTGCACAGATGATTTTAATGCCACGCCATTAACTGCAGCTCGGCGTAACAAAATAACCGACGctgaaaattatataattaaatttacaaataataataaacagtaa